The following nucleotide sequence is from Podospora bellae-mahoneyi strain CBS 112042 chromosome 1 map unlocalized CBS112042p_1, whole genome shotgun sequence.
TAGGAGGTGCTACCTCATCGGTTGAAGCCCAAGAGTTCAAGCTGAAGGCGAGAGCAATATGCGCTCCAAGGTGAGGGGCGTGTGACACCGGCAGTTACTGGAAAGTTGGGGATGACGGCAGTGCAGTCTTGGGGTCTTGGGGTCTTTGGATAGAGTTTGCGACTTGGATGCGATGCGATGCGATGCAATGCAATGCGACGCGCTGGTTCTTGTGTGGGATGCTTGATGTTAAGGATATCTTTACAGAAAAAGACAGCGGGATCAAGGCTGGCGGTAGGCAATATAACAACAGTATAGTAGGTAGGCTGAAAGCCAAAGGTATTCGTGTTGCAAAGATGTTGCTCAAGAGAGAACAATCAAAAAGACCTGTCGCACAGTCCACGCAGACTCAACGGTTTGTCGTCATGGGTCGAAACCCCTACTAATTGCCCCACAAACCCAAGCGGGACAAGGATCATACAGTGCGCCTTCAATACCTTAGGACTGTGCTACTTACATTAGATCAAAATATCAGTCTAGGTTAACCTTCACAATATCTTTTTATTATCTATTAGAAAGAAGTTGGGCAAGAAGGAACATagttaataaaaaaaaaatagaagCATAAAAGTGCAAAAAGCTCAATGACACCTCTCCAATGTTTTCGAAGGGTGTCAGCTACGAAAACCCTGTAGGTTTGCAGTTTGGTTTTTTAATTTggtttctttttattttcctttgAGTTAGCGCCATCCTGGCTGGCGGTATAGGGTTGTTTTTTATTATCACCACTGACCCTTTCAGGGCAGACAATTTCTTTAGAATCCCTTTTTCAGCTGGGCTAAGAGGGGTGTTattcttgctcttgctcaGCATCATGTCATCTCAATGAAGATGACAGAGTAGAGAGGAGAGCCCTTGATTCTTAGGCCAAGTCTGCTCACAGTTGTATAGTATCAGTCGGATATGGCATCGGTTCTCGGTTTCTTGCAGATATGGCGTCAGTACCCGGTTTCTTGTTGCTTGTGCCCACTCGTTGAGATCAGATCCATCTGATGAGGGCAACGGGCCCATTTGATGCTGAAATGACCCGCCCTGGAATCGAACCTGAACTCTCTAGAGCGGTCAGGACCTCTTTTCTTATCCCCTCCATTAAGTCATAGGACCATGGGGAGGTTGCCATTTGTTGGCGGAAAGTGTTCCTCAACTCGGTTGTATGAACTGTGGGCTCGCTCCTTCCCAGATATCTCACGGCAGGAGCAACAGTCCCAAGCAACCAGCCCCAAGCCAGACCAGCGACGACCGCACCAACACCGTGAATGCAGGGCTCTCTATTCACCGACATATCAGCTCTCAATTCTTGTTTTTGTGCAAGGTATCATCATGGGCATCTAGAGCTCGTCCTTCACAAAATACCTACCCTTCTCATCTTCCGTTCCCGGCACCACACCCTCAAAGTGTCCCTCCAAATCCATCCACTCTCCCACAAATCCAGCCACAATCTTTGCCCAATCCTTCACCGTGGCCACATCCAAGTTCTTGACGTCATCATCCATGGTGTGCCACACCCTAGGAAACGGTGTTGGGATAATGTGCAAgatatcctccacccccctcctcaagaacGGCACATGGTCATCCTCGACATATCCGGCAAAGTTCCAGTTCGATCTCTCGGAGTCATGAAGAAACCTTCCCGCTTTTGGCTCCGATTCCAACAACTTCAATCCTCTCAACCTCTCTTCCACCTTGGCCATGTTCTGATACGCCCAATGAGTCTTCCCAAAGAAACTCGGCACCGTCGGATCCGCCGCCCCCAACAAatccaacaacacaaacaaacTAATCGTATCAAGCCTCGAACTCCCATCCTCATACCTTTCATTCTGCCAATCCTCCGCCAAAGCCCTATCTGCACGTCAGccacatcaccctcccccctttaGTATCACTCACCTGCTCCCATAAAGACTATCCTCCCCACTCCACTGCACccaagcctcctccccatcaaaaagCACAACCtgcacccccttccccctctccaacccatcatcctcccactctccccacctcttccccatcgccccatccagctccttcaacacccacaacaacaccgcGCAAGGCACCGCACTGTCCACCGCCCCTATAAATCCCTCCGGCCGATACAAACTATCATAGTGCGCCGCCAGcgtcaacctctccatctccccttccctttccctcgtCATCCCGGGCGGATCTCTCTTGATGATCAAGTTCTGAAACGGCACCAGCTTCTCCCCCGTTGCCGGCGTTTTTGACGTCGAGTTATGCCACTCTATTGTCCACTCCGGCGACAGGTTAGACTTGATGTAATTAATAAAATGCGCCTGAACAGCCGTGTGTCCTGGCGTTCCCGGGACGCGGGGGATCAAGATtggtgagaggagggagcCATCGAACGGGTCCAGTTCCGACGGCGATGACGCCGAAAGGGGGAAGGATATATGCCGGAGTGTGTCGTCCGAGAGTGTGGTATATCCTGCCGTTGTGCCCCCGAGAAAGGGCAACAAGAGATAGGATAGCGTGAGGCGTGTCATCTTgacaggtggtggtgagagcaACAacagttgatgatgatgatgacaacgCGGAAGGAATGGGCTGGATGGGGTGAGCAGATGCTTGAATCGGTGCTATCGAATCCGCATTGTATGTCCCCTCATCGTacttaaaaaaaaaaaaaaaggcggtCCGAATCTCAAGCTCAGCAGAGGACTATATATGAGTCTGAAGCACTCAGTTATGGAAAGGTGTCGAGAGCAGCCGTCAACTTCCCCGGCTCTTACCCCGAACCGTTAGTGACCCCTGCAGACGCCCAACGCAGGGGGGGGTCAAGCACAGTGTGGGGAAGGTCCACCGTCTCCATCCAACCTCCAGGTTCACCCGCTTGGCACTCCCCAACGTTTATCATAACAATCTTATCTTTCATCCATACCCATATCATTCATTCATTTGTCCTCTCTTCTAACTCTTTAATCTTTATGGAAATCCAGCGTAGTTGATTCGCTGTTACTACTATGTACATTAAAAACGATTAATAAGCCTCTCGCTATCTACTACGacacaacgacaacaacccgACCTGCTTCGAGCAGCACATCTAGAAATCCCATCCAGGTATATATGTAGAGAAGTTACTCCAGGCCCTCTCCAGAGGATATCGCCAAGAACCGTTACCCCTTGACCGTTGAGGCATGGGCTTAAACGCCATCATGACAGACAACACACCCAAAAACGCCATGCTAGGATGCAATGCAATGCCAACCACCTTTTTAGAAAGTCAAATCCCAGCCCACGACCGACCCGCTGCCAACGAAGACAGCCCTGCTCTTCTTCCCGATCCCGATGCATATGAAGGTTTCATTCTTCTCTGCTACTCCTCATgctttcttcctctcaaTTAATCCTTCTTTGGCGCAAGCCCGTTGATGATACCGGCTGCCTTTCTCTTGTTCTCCATCTGCTTTTCGTAAGGAATGGTCAAGCAGTTGATGCCCAAAAAGTTGCAAATGCTCGTCGTGACGAGATAAGCCCAGCGGAAGTAGACAATCGCCGCAAAGCCCAAGTAAGACACCAGGTACATGTGTTCATACTCCGCTGAGACGGCCGGAAGTCCGATGCGAGGAAGGTTGGCCATGACGGCGCCACCAACAAGTGGCCACAGCATGACGGTCCAGTAGGGGAATGGCTGCTTGGTAAGGTGTGCAAGAATCATTTTGGTCGTCATGCGGCCAAAGACGAAGCTCATGATGATGCAGAAAAGAACGAGGTGGTTGTCGGTGCGGATGTACGAGTATGGGCTGTAGACCCAGGCGCCGATGCTAAAGGTGAAGATGGCCATGGGGGTCCATTCGAGGAAGACGGGAGCCACGGGCTGGCCGCGAGCTCTCCGAGCCTTGACGACGTTCAAAACGCAAAACGGAATGTGGGTGGCCAGCAGCGAGAAGATGATCAGTCCCACCCAGATGTCCCGGATCGACAGGTCGCCAATAGTGTCCTTTGTCAAACCTAGGTTACTAAGTAGGTAGACGCGACCCTCGGCGAGATCAACCAGCGGTTCGGTCCAAACAGCCGGTCCATAAATCCCAGACAGAATCATGAACATGCAGGCAAGCAGGAGTCCTTCAGTCGGT
It contains:
- a CDS encoding uncharacterized protein (MEROPS:MER0015095; COG:O; EggNog:ENOG503NVQ0), producing MTRLTLSYLLLPFLGGTTAGYTTLSDDTLRHISFPLSASSPSELDPFDGSLLSPILIPRVPGTPGHTAVQAHFINYIKSNLSPEWTIEWHNSTSKTPATGEKLVPFQNLIIKRDPPGMTREREGEMERLTLAAHYDSLYRPEGFIGAVDSAVPCAVLLWVLKELDGAMGKRWGEWEDDGLERGKGVQVVLFDGEEAWVQWSGEDSLYGSRALAEDWQNERYEDGSSRLDTISLFVLLDLLGAADPTVPSFFGKTHWAYQNMAKVEERLRGLKLLESEPKAGRFLHDSERSNWNFAGYVEDDHVPFLRRGVEDILHIIPTPFPRVWHTMDDDVKNLDVATVKDWAKIVAGFVGEWMDLEGHFEGVVPGTEDEKESPAFTVLVRSSLVWLGAGCLGLLLLP
- a CDS encoding uncharacterized protein (COG:I; EggNog:ENOG503NWCJ), which translates into the protein MVLDSSRRAAAECVSEEALIHLKYYKYSAVDKSPISNYVLKHWWNAFVEVLPLWVAPNMVTLLGFFCILINVALLVIYMPDLVGPGPTWLYFSFAFGLFMYQTFDNVDGKQARRTGTSSGLGELFDHGIDSLNCTLASLLETAAMGLGTSKSGVFTALVPCLPMFFSTWETYHTHTLYLGVINGPTEGLLLACMFMILSGIYGPAVWTEPLVDLAEGRVYLLSNLGLTKDTIGDLSIRDIWVGLIIFSLLATHIPFCVLNVVKARRARGQPVAPVFLEWTPMAIFTFSIGAWVYSPYSYIRTDNHLVLFCIIMSFVFGRMTTKMILAHLTKQPFPYWTVMLWPLVGGAVMANLPRIGLPAVSAEYEHMYLVSYLGFAAIVYFRWAYLVTTSICNFLGINCLTIPYEKQMENKRKAAGIINGLAPKKD